Proteins found in one Methanobacterium sp. genomic segment:
- a CDS encoding patatin-like phospholipase family protein, producing the protein MNKDNESKKALVLSGGGITGIAWELGILRGLEECGVDVTNANLIIGTSAGSIVGAQIISETSLEELYKLQLIPIEESEERQVQFNRTEFQKIMAAAILSSPDSQTARACIGKASLSSATMSEEERQKIINSRLPNKEWNQKKKLIINAVNARTGEWVKFDHNSSVSLEQAVAASSAIPGIYPPTEINGEYYIDGSMSSGTNADLAQGYNKVLVIVAEPNMIHALMGPTMHRISFNEELKILKESGAKVWVILPDENSLKAKGKNPLDVNSRAASAKAGLKQGKILAEEVKSFWKKNN; encoded by the coding sequence ATGAATAAAGATAATGAATCCAAAAAGGCTCTTGTACTAAGTGGGGGAGGAATAACAGGGATAGCTTGGGAATTAGGTATTCTCAGGGGATTGGAAGAATGCGGAGTGGATGTGACAAATGCAAATCTAATTATTGGCACATCTGCAGGTTCTATTGTGGGAGCCCAGATCATCAGCGAAACCAGTCTTGAAGAACTGTATAAACTTCAACTGATTCCTATTGAGGAAAGCGAAGAACGTCAAGTTCAATTTAACAGAACTGAATTTCAAAAGATAATGGCAGCAGCCATTTTGAGTTCACCTGATTCACAAACAGCGAGAGCGTGTATTGGAAAAGCATCACTATCTTCAGCCACTATGAGTGAGGAAGAACGTCAAAAAATTATAAATTCTCGTTTGCCCAATAAAGAATGGAACCAAAAAAAGAAATTAATAATAAATGCAGTTAATGCTAGAACCGGAGAATGGGTGAAATTTGATCACAATTCCAGTGTGTCACTCGAACAGGCAGTGGCGGCAAGTTCAGCAATTCCGGGTATTTATCCTCCCACTGAAATTAATGGAGAATACTACATTGATGGAAGTATGAGTTCAGGGACAAATGCAGATTTAGCACAAGGTTATAATAAAGTTCTTGTTATTGTTGCTGAACCAAACATGATACATGCTTTAATGGGCCCTACCATGCATAGAATCAGTTTTAATGAGGAATTGAAAATATTAAAGGAATCCGGAGCTAAAGTTTGGGTTATTTTACCTGATGAAAATTCTTTGAAGGCTAAAGGAAAAAACCCATTAGATGTGAATTCCCGTGCTGCATCAGCAAAAGCGGGACTTAAACAGGGGAAAATTTTAGCAGAAGAAGTAAAAAGTTTCTGGAAAAAAAATAATTGA